One Nicotiana tomentosiformis chromosome 1, ASM39032v3, whole genome shotgun sequence genomic window, GGAGACAGCGTTAGGAAGAGAGGGCAGCGTGATGCAAACACATGCGGCTTGTGTATCTAGTCTGTTTATATGCTTCAAACTTGCAAGTTGCTCCCAATGTTTCCAGCTCCATTCTGTATATACTTTTAGGGAAGACAATGCGTGAGTAGAGGTACGCTTTGAGGGCTTGGATATGTACTTGTGGAGAGTAGTATATGTTTGTGCTGTATTATAGGTAGATGGCGTAGGGCTTGTGTTGTATATTGTTGAGGGGTGTGACCTCATGGGTTTTGTCCTAAAAATGTGTAATAGGTTAGACACGTATGTAGCAGTGTGTTTGGCATGTTGAGAAGAACGGAAATCGAAACTTTGTGGTTTTGAGTAATGGATCAGTGACCTTATCACCTAAATGATAAAAACTGTGTAAGGTGGAAAGAAAGCAAGGAGCATAAATAGTGTTAAAGGCGGAGAATGCTTCAGTTACAGAGAAAAACAAACTCCAGTGAGTATTGTAAGATATCAATGCATTTTAGTTTTACGACTATTTATTCCCTTTGGCTTGTAAGAATGAGAATATCATATTGTCATAATTGGGAATAAGTAATTTTTTAAGCAGTAAACTTGATAAATCATTGTATTTTAACGAGGAATGGCATGAGCTAGAAGGATTGATCAGAGAGTATCTACTACTATGATGTAGTGTTTATTATAGAACATACTCGTATGTAACGTAATGTTACTGCTCGACGAATGTCAGTCAATAGGCAGATAAAAGGTTGGAGTCTTGAATCTTCAAAGAAAACTTTCAGACGTCAATAAAACAGATTAAGCCGATACATTAATACGAAAAACATTgagtaaaagaaaaaagaagaagagggttAATGTTTGTCAGCTTAAAGATTGAGATCTCGTTATACGCGGACTTGCCAATCCGGTAGTCTATCTGAGGCACGAAAAAGGAAAACAATCAGTTTAGGTCATTTGTTTGAAGCTAATGTGACCAAGTGGATGCCTCTACACATAAATCTGGGTCCAAAACTTAAAGTTCAGCCAAAAAATGAAGGAACTAACCAGTATATTTTTTAACAATATATCGGATAAAACTGGAGAATCAGCCGACGAATTTCGTGTTGAAAACATTTTGCTGAATAGTGTTAAAGATCGCATTTTCGTAAGAGGATACATCGAAAACATTTGATCGCTTCACGATTCACCTGAATGCATTAGATCGACTTTTCCTTTATCACTTTCCTCTGTTTCTTTTGTTTTCCTTTTGCATCAGTACACCAGCAATAACAGTAAGAAGTCTAATACTAAGCACAAACCAAATGATACCACAATGACTCAGGAACTTTACTTTGTAATTGCATCTTTCACTATTAAGAACATGTATTAATAGGGGAACTAATCAAAATCTACCTTGACCCCtttaaagagaaaaattaaaATCAAATCCTAGCTTGCATGCAAATCACATCTATATAATACTGAAGCTAAAGAATCCACTAACTAATGTCTCTAAATTCTTGATCTGTATAGAGCTACGTACGTATATTCAGTTCAACGTTAAACCTGTATATATGGCAATCCAAGATCCTCCTCCTTTGAGCTTGAAATTATCCCATTTATTCTATCAACAACCTTCTTCTTCATCTCCACCATTGCAACCTCAAACTCCTCCAATTCCTCCATACCCATATCTCCAACTGGCAACTCAAACGACGTCGTCTCTTCATCTTCCTGATCCACATTATTCTCAATCACTACATCTTTATCCTTCTTTTCAGTCTCTTTATGAACCGGAATTTCATCGCCTTCAGGAGCTGACGTGGCGACAATATAACGGTTTACGATGTCGTCAACAGAAGGATGGCCGAAGGCAAAGACGTTGCCGGCCAAAGAAAACGTGATAACAGCGGCTTGAGCGTCGCATCTTTTGACCAACTCCTTGGCTTTCTTAAAAAGACCTTGTCGACGTTTCGTGAAAGTGGTATGCCTTTTAGCTTTATCCTCTATTCTCTTTATCTCTACTTTTGTACGCACCATGTTTGCTTGGTAATCGTACTAGTAGTACAACTTAACCTGCAATTTCGAAAGGGGTTTAAATCTAGGGTTTTTCCTGACTTCTTTAACGATGTAAGTAGAAGAAATTCAAACCCTAGTTTTTCTGAATGTAGTACTGCGCTAAGTCAATAGGTAGTTCGAATTCAAACATGATTCtgctttattctttttgaaaatACAGATTAGTAGTTAATGAAAACTAGTACTACAAGCCAACGGATACACAAATTAATGAGTAACTTACCATGTGAGATGATCagtaattaaattattttcttgACGAAAGGAGGATTGGGAAGTAAAATCGAGAGAGAGAGGGGATTACCAATGAGAGAGAATGTCCCTTTCTCTTCAATACTGAGTACTGCGCTTTGCCGCCAAAGTAACAGACA contains:
- the LOC104110045 gene encoding agamous-like MADS-box protein AGL61, translated to MVRTKVEIKRIEDKAKRHTTFTKRRQGLFKKAKELVKRCDAQAAVITFSLAGNVFAFGHPSVDDIVNRYIVATSAPEGDEIPVHKETEKKDKDVVIENNVDQEDEETTSFELPVGDMGMEELEEFEVAMVEMKKKVVDRINGIISSSKEEDLGLPYIQV